In one Nicotiana sylvestris chromosome 8, ASM39365v2, whole genome shotgun sequence genomic region, the following are encoded:
- the LOC138875561 gene encoding uncharacterized protein has translation MLMLKKKWTEKPWFHDIKEYLAKGKYPEQANHTQKRTLRRLSNHFFYCGGTVYRRTLDLGLLRYVDVKEASKLLEEIHAGTCGPHMNGIVLAKKILRAGYFWMIMETDCIRYIQKCHKYQIHADMIRVPPNELNATSAPWPFTA, from the coding sequence atgctcatgttgaagaagaaatggacagaaaaaccatggttccacgacatcaaggaatatttggcaaaaggaaaaTACCCAGAACAGgcgaaccatactcagaaacgcacactgcggaggctgtccaatcacttcttctacTGTGGAGGAACCGTGTATAGAAGAACTCTCGATCTGGGATTGTTAAGGTATGTTGACGTAAAAGAGGCTTCCAAATTGCTCGAGGAGATACATGCCGGAAcctgtggaccacatatgaatggtattgttctagccaaaaagatactcagagctggatatttttggatgatcATGGAAACAGATTGCATCCGGTACATCCAGAAATGCCACAAAtaccagatacatgcagacatgataagggtaccaccaaatgaactcaatgcaacaagtgcaccttggccttttacTGCATGA